One Skermanella pratensis genomic window, CGCGTTTATAGCACTTGTCGATCCTTCGGCAATGGCCGCGGGGCGCCCGGGGCCGGCCTGCGGCGAAATCACCACGATTTCGAAGTATCCCGGCCGATCTGTGACGGAAAAGCCGCGTCCCTCGCCGGTCTTCCGCGCTTGCCGTTCAACGCTCCGCATGCGGCTGCAACCGGGCCGCTCCCTTACTCCTCGTCCAGGGGGCCGTGCAGCTCCCGCGCCCGGGCATGGAGCCGGGCGAGCATATCGTAGAGCTGGACGTTCTCCTCGGCCGTCAGCGACGCCAGCAGATGGGTCTGGAGGTTGGCCGCCAGGGGCACGATCTGGTCGTGGATGCCTCGGCCCTTGGCGGTCAGGGTCAGCACCGACCGGCGCCGGTCCACCGAATCGATCCCGCGGTCGACCAGCCCGCCGTCCACGGCGCGGGCGACGGCCCGGCTCACCTGCACCTTGTCCATGGCCGTGCGGTCGCAGACCGCGTTGGCCGACAGGGGGCCGAACCGCGCCAGCACTGCCATGATCCGCCACTCCGCGACGGTCAGCCCGAACCGCTGCTCGTAAAGGCGGGCGAGCGCCCGGCTGACGGTGTTCGACAGCACCGACAGCCGGTAGGGCAGGTAATCCTCCAGGATAAGGGCCGTGGC contains:
- a CDS encoding MarR family winged helix-turn-helix transcriptional regulator — translated: MTAHPAEMEVATASRADQRPDARQPDQDPTRGLSAATALILEDYLPYRLSVLSNTVSRALARLYEQRFGLTVAEWRIMAVLARFGPLSANAVCDRTAMDKVQVSRAVARAVDGGLVDRGIDSVDRRRSVLTLTAKGRGIHDQIVPLAANLQTHLLASLTAEENVQLYDMLARLHARARELHGPLDEE